A DNA window from Luteolibacter luteus contains the following coding sequences:
- a CDS encoding alpha/beta fold hydrolase: protein MKEDEHVRLPDGRALGYAEYGDPQGDPVFFFHGWPSSRYQGKLMHEFAGERGLRWITVDRPGIGLSDPLSGRSFGAWPLDVAGLADALGFERFRICGVSGGGPYTLATAAALPERVIAAAVICGAPPFGNVEDQAHMHWAYRTLAGLKRLRRAVTPTVIGASRWMIARGADRAPMSWMMKSIPPSDRAAIADYGCWESVTRSYLEGVRNGTPAVLADGELYLEPWDFKPEEIRVPVAFWHGKEDKNLPVDVAQRLAARIPGSTGHWIEGEGHYSLPLRYRGPVMDWLKAAH from the coding sequence ATGAAAGAAGATGAACACGTGCGCCTGCCGGATGGCCGGGCGCTGGGCTATGCGGAGTATGGCGATCCGCAGGGTGATCCTGTCTTCTTCTTTCACGGCTGGCCGAGCAGCCGCTATCAGGGGAAGCTGATGCACGAGTTCGCCGGGGAGCGCGGCCTGCGCTGGATCACGGTGGACCGCCCGGGAATCGGCCTGTCCGATCCACTCTCCGGTCGCAGCTTCGGGGCTTGGCCCTTGGACGTCGCCGGCTTGGCGGACGCTCTTGGTTTCGAGCGTTTTCGGATCTGCGGTGTTTCGGGCGGCGGGCCCTACACCTTGGCCACGGCGGCAGCACTGCCGGAGCGGGTGATCGCAGCCGCGGTGATTTGCGGTGCCCCTCCTTTCGGGAATGTTGAGGATCAGGCCCACATGCACTGGGCCTACCGCACGCTCGCCGGGCTCAAGCGCCTGCGCCGAGCCGTCACGCCGACGGTGATCGGCGCCAGTCGGTGGATGATCGCCCGCGGGGCCGACCGGGCCCCGATGTCATGGATGATGAAATCGATCCCGCCCAGCGACCGCGCGGCGATCGCCGACTACGGCTGCTGGGAAAGCGTCACCCGCAGCTATCTAGAGGGGGTGCGGAATGGCACTCCCGCCGTGCTAGCGGATGGCGAACTCTACCTTGAGCCTTGGGATTTCAAGCCGGAGGAGATCCGGGTCCCGGTTGCCTTCTGGCACGGGAAGGAGGACAAGAACCTGCCGGTAGACGTTGCCCAGCGTCTCGCGGCCCGGATTCCCGGTTCGACCGGCCATTGGATCGAGGGCGAGGGCCACTACTCCCTGCCGCTGCGCTATCGCGGGCCGGTGATGGATTGGCTGAAGGCGGCCCATTGA
- a CDS encoding VOC family protein — MIKFLHTRIRVADMDRSIAFYQKLGYLEARRQDSPQGNKLAFLELPGNDVFLELCYSPDYTDKCPGDLMHTCLGVPDIIEYCDGVEKAGIEIWPGGWREKFSSGERKMAFVTDPDGYEVEILERK; from the coding sequence ATGATCAAATTTCTCCACACCCGTATCCGCGTCGCCGACATGGATCGCTCGATCGCCTTCTATCAGAAGCTCGGGTACCTTGAGGCGCGCCGCCAAGATTCGCCACAAGGAAACAAGCTCGCCTTCCTCGAGCTTCCGGGCAACGACGTTTTCCTGGAGCTTTGCTATTCCCCGGACTACACTGACAAGTGCCCGGGGGACCTGATGCACACCTGCCTCGGCGTGCCGGACATCATCGAGTACTGCGATGGTGTCGAAAAAGCCGGAATTGAGATCTGGCCCGGTGGCTGGCGGGAGAAGTTTTCTTCCGGAGAACGGAAGATGGCCTTCGTGACCGATCCGGATGGCTACGAGGTCGAGATCCTCGAACGCAAGTGA
- a CDS encoding universal stress protein — translation MKNIVAAVDFSNATPGVLESATEMAKAFGAALHVLHVVEPEPSYTAYGFTPDEFPAIHLFQEEARKRATAKLDQLLGQVSSSVTNATVHLAEGSPLHAVLDYVKKANADLVVVGAHGHGAMAALLLGSVAEGMVRKAVVPTLVIPAAPEK, via the coding sequence ATGAAAAACATCGTAGCCGCCGTCGACTTTTCGAATGCCACGCCCGGAGTGCTGGAATCCGCCACGGAAATGGCCAAGGCCTTCGGGGCAGCGTTGCATGTCCTCCACGTGGTGGAGCCGGAGCCGAGCTATACAGCCTACGGCTTCACGCCCGATGAATTCCCCGCGATCCACCTCTTCCAGGAAGAGGCCCGCAAGCGAGCCACCGCGAAGCTGGACCAGCTGCTCGGCCAGGTTTCCAGCAGCGTGACGAATGCCACCGTTCATCTCGCCGAAGGTAGCCCGCTTCATGCGGTGTTGGACTACGTGAAGAAGGCGAATGCAGACCTCGTGGTCGTCGGTGCCCATGGCCACGGTGCCATGGCAGCCCTGCTGCTGGGCAGCGTCGCCGAAGGCATGGTACGCAAGGCCGTCGTTCCCACCCTCGTGATCCCTGCGGCACCGGAGAAGTAA
- a CDS encoding lamin tail domain-containing protein codes for MISEFLAANASGIEDENGDREDWIELFNTGTSAVSLDGWWLTDDAAVKKQWRFPAVSIPANGTLLVWASGKNRANPAAPLHTNFSLSKSGEFLGLYKPGATGQAQLVDSYGASYPAQAPDISYGISITQTTTALVASGAGQNGRYRVLANNATGQANYSGSNYAGGDVGTNVAGGWNRSPSFADSSWTLAAPGLGYDNGGGLSAWITTNCQSALQNINTSILFRRTFSLTNPSAYASYKLRMKYEDGFVAWINGTEVGRANFNGTPAYNSTSATALDETIVNSWTEFTIPASALVSGNNVLAIQGLNSSMGSSDFLLLPEIQASSDYTAGGAVYLNPPTPGALNGAGSAGPVIYEVTPVDPLVPRPLGSAASPPMTVTARVIKTKNNISAVRVYHRAMWNAESAPITMNDTGTGVDVVAGDGIYSASLPTTSVGAGQMLRWRFEAQDGQGNVTKFPSYADPTDSPQYFGTVAVNSATSTSLLPILEWFVEGAPATGPTAGDFRGSCYYLNRFYDNIGHEIHGQSTSGFGKKSYDFDSNDNFRFVWKEGERPVKDLNLLSNYADKTKTRNTLSHEVGKLAGTPYHFAFPVRVQLNGGFHGVLDMVEDGDDRMLERNGLDGEGALYKIYAENLTGSAEKKTRKNESNADLNAMAAALDSSVALTTRRTYAYDNINVAAAVNYLVVRQFNSDSDHGHKNFYLYRDTNRTGQWRPIVWDVDLSHGHNWIGTYGYFDDTLVSNNPLNAHSNSDRFYNIILESPEMRQMWVRRMRTLMDQYLQPPGTANGFLETRMREIAASVDPAPAASSWTDGDLDASKWGIHSNYIQNRPREEVERVVTGYFNPRRTFLFNTGSGRPLLYSPDRSASTPIPNTAQVNVAGMVSIDSVDYLPAGNSQAGEYIMLKNTSAQAVDISGWTLDGAIDYTFEGGTVINAGAGTAASEYQGLLHLVKDVNAFRSRTSGPKGGEKRLIQGNYSGQLSARGETLNLRDASGLLVATFTWPGTPSLLQQYLRISEIQYHPADPTAAEELAMPELTEDDFEYLELANIGPSPLALVGAKFTQGIDFTFGATSLPAGQRLILAKNPAAFALRYPGTGGIVIGPYDGELANGGEVLELTDAVGENILDFEYKDGWYPATDGDGRSLVNRDPAQVAFNQFGNPVSWAISGAALGSPGNPDASFAQAYHGWDNFHFTSAERDDLLISGPDADPDGDGRSNADEYALASDPRVPDVPELSFVWSMDGVVRRPALKFRRPANALDLSYELQGSGDLGTWPVITSTAVSTAPMAGDTEEVIFRDNVSDAASSRFLRVGYAYQQ; via the coding sequence TTGATCTCCGAGTTCCTTGCGGCCAACGCCAGCGGAATCGAAGACGAAAACGGTGACCGGGAGGACTGGATCGAACTCTTCAATACCGGCACCAGCGCGGTCAGCCTGGACGGCTGGTGGCTGACGGATGATGCAGCCGTGAAGAAGCAGTGGCGCTTCCCCGCGGTAAGCATCCCCGCGAATGGCACCCTCCTTGTATGGGCATCGGGGAAGAACCGGGCCAACCCCGCGGCTCCCCTTCACACGAATTTCAGCCTCTCGAAGAGCGGGGAATTCCTTGGTCTCTACAAGCCAGGTGCCACGGGCCAAGCCCAGCTGGTTGATTCGTATGGAGCTTCGTATCCGGCTCAGGCTCCGGACATCTCTTACGGCATTTCGATCACGCAGACGACTACCGCTCTGGTGGCTTCCGGGGCGGGACAGAACGGGCGCTACCGGGTGCTCGCGAATAACGCGACCGGTCAAGCGAACTACTCCGGCAGCAACTACGCCGGAGGCGATGTGGGCACCAATGTCGCCGGCGGATGGAATCGCAGTCCTTCCTTCGCCGATAGCTCTTGGACGCTGGCGGCTCCCGGTCTCGGCTATGACAACGGCGGCGGGCTGAGCGCGTGGATCACGACGAATTGCCAGAGCGCCCTCCAGAACATCAACACTTCGATTCTCTTCCGGCGCACCTTTAGCCTCACGAATCCTTCCGCCTATGCTTCCTACAAGCTGCGGATGAAATACGAGGACGGCTTCGTGGCGTGGATCAACGGCACGGAAGTAGGCCGTGCGAACTTCAACGGGACTCCCGCGTACAATTCCACCTCGGCCACGGCCTTGGACGAGACGATCGTGAACTCGTGGACGGAATTCACGATTCCGGCTTCCGCGCTTGTCTCGGGAAACAATGTGCTCGCGATCCAAGGGTTGAACTCGAGCATGGGCAGTTCGGACTTTCTCTTGCTGCCGGAGATTCAGGCGAGCTCGGATTATACGGCGGGTGGCGCCGTTTATCTGAATCCCCCGACTCCTGGTGCGCTCAACGGTGCCGGTTCGGCAGGGCCCGTAATTTATGAGGTGACCCCGGTTGATCCACTCGTGCCGCGTCCGCTGGGCAGCGCCGCGAGCCCGCCGATGACCGTCACTGCCCGGGTTATCAAGACGAAGAACAATATCTCCGCCGTGCGCGTGTATCACCGTGCGATGTGGAATGCCGAGTCCGCGCCGATCACGATGAATGATACCGGGACGGGCGTGGATGTGGTGGCGGGGGATGGCATCTATTCGGCGAGCTTACCCACTACCAGTGTAGGTGCGGGGCAGATGTTGCGCTGGCGCTTCGAAGCCCAGGATGGCCAGGGAAATGTCACGAAGTTCCCATCGTATGCGGATCCCACCGACTCCCCGCAGTACTTCGGCACGGTGGCGGTGAACTCGGCGACATCGACGAGCCTGCTTCCGATCCTCGAGTGGTTCGTCGAAGGTGCGCCTGCGACCGGACCCACCGCGGGTGATTTTCGCGGTAGCTGTTATTACCTGAACCGCTTCTACGACAACATCGGCCACGAGATCCATGGCCAGTCCACCTCCGGCTTCGGGAAGAAAAGCTACGACTTTGATTCGAACGATAACTTCCGCTTCGTTTGGAAGGAAGGCGAACGCCCGGTGAAGGATCTGAACCTGCTCTCCAACTACGCGGATAAGACGAAGACACGGAACACGCTTTCCCATGAAGTCGGCAAGCTGGCCGGCACGCCTTATCACTTCGCGTTTCCGGTGAGGGTCCAGCTGAACGGAGGTTTCCATGGGGTTCTGGACATGGTGGAAGATGGCGATGACCGGATGCTGGAGCGCAATGGCCTCGATGGTGAAGGCGCACTCTACAAGATCTACGCGGAGAACCTGACCGGCAGCGCCGAGAAGAAGACGCGAAAGAACGAGAGCAATGCCGATCTGAATGCCATGGCGGCTGCGCTGGATTCCTCGGTCGCGCTTACCACCCGTCGTACCTACGCCTATGACAATATCAACGTGGCCGCCGCGGTGAACTACCTGGTGGTGCGGCAGTTCAACAGCGACAGCGACCATGGCCACAAGAACTTCTACCTCTATCGCGATACGAACCGCACCGGCCAGTGGCGGCCGATCGTGTGGGATGTGGATCTTTCCCACGGTCACAACTGGATCGGAACCTACGGCTATTTCGACGACACGCTGGTTTCGAACAATCCGCTCAATGCGCATTCCAACTCGGACCGTTTTTACAACATCATCCTGGAGTCTCCGGAGATGCGGCAGATGTGGGTGCGTCGGATGCGGACGCTGATGGATCAATACCTGCAGCCTCCGGGAACCGCGAATGGCTTTCTGGAAACCCGTATGCGCGAGATTGCGGCGAGTGTGGATCCGGCACCGGCGGCCTCATCGTGGACGGACGGGGATCTGGATGCCTCGAAGTGGGGGATCCATTCGAACTACATCCAAAACCGCCCGCGCGAGGAAGTGGAACGCGTGGTCACCGGCTACTTCAATCCGCGCCGGACTTTCCTCTTCAACACGGGGTCGGGCCGTCCCCTGCTATACTCACCGGACCGCTCCGCGAGCACGCCGATCCCGAACACCGCTCAGGTGAACGTTGCGGGCATGGTGAGCATCGACTCGGTCGATTACCTTCCCGCCGGAAATAGCCAGGCGGGAGAGTACATCATGCTGAAGAACACTAGCGCGCAAGCGGTGGACATCTCCGGTTGGACCTTGGATGGCGCGATCGACTACACCTTTGAAGGAGGCACGGTCATCAATGCGGGTGCCGGCACTGCGGCTTCGGAGTATCAAGGCCTGCTCCATCTGGTGAAGGACGTGAATGCCTTCCGCTCGCGGACCAGCGGTCCGAAGGGTGGCGAGAAGCGTCTGATCCAAGGGAACTACTCCGGCCAGCTTTCCGCGCGCGGCGAGACCCTGAACCTACGGGATGCCTCGGGGCTTTTGGTGGCCACCTTTACCTGGCCGGGTACGCCATCGCTGCTGCAGCAGTACCTGCGGATCTCCGAGATCCAGTATCATCCAGCTGATCCGACCGCGGCGGAGGAACTGGCGATGCCGGAGCTGACGGAGGATGACTTCGAGTACCTGGAACTGGCCAATATCGGGCCTTCCCCGCTGGCGCTGGTGGGTGCGAAGTTCACGCAGGGGATCGATTTCACCTTCGGTGCGACCTCGCTTCCAGCGGGGCAGCGCTTGATCCTGGCGAAGAACCCTGCGGCCTTCGCGCTGCGCTATCCGGGTACGGGAGGCATCGTAATTGGTCCCTACGATGGCGAACTGGCGAATGGCGGCGAGGTGCTGGAGCTCACCGATGCGGTGGGGGAGAACATCCTCGATTTCGAATACAAGGATGGCTGGTATCCTGCGACTGATGGTGATGGGCGCTCGCTGGTAAATCGTGATCCCGCACAGGTCGCGTTCAACCAGTTCGGGAATCCCGTTTCCTGGGCAATCAGTGGCGCAGCGCTTGGGAGCCCGGGAAATCCCGATGCTTCCTTTGCCCAAGCTTACCACGGCTGGGATAACTTCCATTTTACCTCGGCGGAGCGGGATGACCTGCTGATCTCCGGACCGGATGCCGATCCGGATGGGGATGGGCGGAGCAATGCGGACGAATACGCACTGGCCAGCGATCCCCGGGTGCCGGACGTGCCAGAGCTATCCTTCGTCTGGTCGATGGACGGCGTCGTGCGACGCCCGGCTTTGAAGTTCCGCCGCCCGGCAAATGCGCTGGATCTCAGCTATGAGCTGCAAGGCTCCGGCGACCTCGGCACTTGGCCGGTGATCACCAGCACCGCGGTGTCCACGGCTCCTATGGCGGGCGATACCGAGGAAGTGATCTTCCGCGATAACGTCAGCGATGCAGCTAGCTCGCGTTTCCTGCGGGTGGGGTATGCATACCAGCAGTGA
- a CDS encoding lamin tail domain-containing protein, with protein MRARSLLCTLVLMPLAPVMANPVITEFMASNQATIADEDGDFSDWIEIHNPTSAPISLNNWKLTDSADNLAKWTFPNVTLAPGEFRIVWASGENRRVASAPLHTNFSLSAGGEYLGLVNPQGQVVQDFGDEYPAQDGDESFGVQFDRTVLLSQGAFTRFTVPTSASVPGPTWNQPGFADSAWTGGISGLGHGLTMPGITVRHVFKNGGGVNSLAEADALLALAPGNPGILSEATVIASSVNYLGEGDDGHFGLNSSPPAGTGDQYAIKLTGWVDIATAGIYTFGTNSDDGVRVKIDGVAIITDDTSHGPLDNIRTRNLTVGLHSFEVVMFQGAGGDCLEFFAAEGSYSSWDANAFKLVGDTANGGLPAMTQQEGAGGIIGTNTQPYLSAPAKGAFFRSGFSSSGPGTATSLSLVTRHKDGFAAWLNGTKVASHNVAANPAWDGTANSTRSNSDSLRPMGFNLTQYLPSLANGSNVLAIHAMKNTANTPGFLILPELIAGSINPTADPAFYGGGKATPGWINGDPSSLGKVADTSFSVDRGFFSAPFQLEILTATPGATIKYTTNGSTPSATNGSTYTGPLNISATTTLRACAVKPGWESTDVDTQTYLFLNDIITQSSSPAGWPATTGTSQVLDYGMDPDIVNHSNPDLGGSASTKAALASLPAVCITTDLPNLFNIGGSQGIYSNPNGRGFAWEKPASLEWINPPNAQHPNGTSEFQVNAGLRLRGGYSRSTDNPKHSFRFFFREEYGASKLEYPLFGHRGAQEFDKIDFRTAQNYSWSFGGDERNTFLREESTRQALIDMGRPGSKVRYFHLYLNGQYWGLYNLDERTESAFAESYIGGDKDDYDVVKAEQEAGYTIGATDGTLVAWQDLWNKGKAHRASPTNANYFKMMGKAADGVTSTADPVLLDPGNLVDYMLLTFWSGNLDGCTSAFLGNDKANNWSGARRRENNPGQGFQFFVHDFEHSLFNVNEDRTGPFVYPNESNFAYSNPAFLHQDLTANAEYRMLWADRIQKHMFNGGALNPTAWSNRVNKFATIVDQAIIAESARWGDAFSSVPKNRQNWINAQNELLNYFNPRVPVVLAQLRADGLYPAIDAPSISPFGGYQSSGVEAVISGPPSSTLYYMADGSDPRAVGGNLKAAAQTYTSSSTQEAFIPWSASGWKYLYNGTNQGTAWRDPGFADTAWPTGTAELGYGDGDEATVIPIVQTAPGVKAATAYFRKSFNVSNLSGLSNLTLTVEYDDAYAVYLNGTRVAGNLTVDPAFDHYAGNPIEDQMQVTTVSPSLLVAGNNVIAVEIHQSDGGSSDISMNLSLTGTRSATPTPLFLTGAGEKTLRVRARNGTTWSAITEASFLLDTEAASPSNLAISEILYHPAEPSGPEVTAGFDDANDFEFVELLNTGSKHVDLQGVYIFGAITFDFTSAATGRTLAPGARILIVSNLEAFQMRYGTGKPVAGQYSGQLNNAGETVVLFTPGDDVIRSITYDDAPPWPVAADGEGYSLVRRHPNDPAGDSDEEGWALSGSIGGSPGTADTPGANTFDAWATTVFDPAQQASAAISGVSADPDGDGRLNFEEFAFATQPLVVDQPDAAFTWMGSGETRQAALRLRRPEIAHHILYELMATDDVTGTWTPVATAPVANASLGGGLEYATFSDSLPASGSRKFLRMRATWAP; from the coding sequence ATGCGCGCCCGCTCTCTACTCTGTACCCTCGTGCTCATGCCGCTCGCCCCGGTCATGGCGAACCCCGTGATCACGGAGTTCATGGCGAGCAACCAGGCGACCATCGCTGATGAAGACGGCGACTTCTCGGATTGGATCGAAATCCACAACCCGACCTCGGCCCCGATCTCTCTGAACAACTGGAAGCTTACCGATTCCGCGGACAATCTCGCGAAATGGACCTTCCCCAATGTCACGCTGGCACCTGGCGAGTTTCGCATCGTCTGGGCCTCCGGTGAGAACCGCCGGGTGGCGAGCGCGCCGCTCCACACGAATTTCTCCCTTTCCGCGGGCGGCGAGTACCTTGGCTTGGTCAATCCGCAGGGTCAGGTGGTGCAGGACTTCGGAGACGAATATCCGGCGCAGGATGGAGATGAATCCTTCGGCGTGCAGTTTGATCGCACGGTCCTGCTTTCCCAAGGGGCGTTTACCCGCTTCACCGTGCCGACCAGCGCCAGTGTTCCAGGCCCGACATGGAACCAGCCTGGCTTCGCCGACTCTGCGTGGACGGGCGGGATCAGCGGCTTGGGGCATGGCCTCACGATGCCCGGCATTACCGTGCGCCATGTGTTCAAGAACGGCGGAGGCGTGAACTCCCTGGCGGAAGCGGACGCCTTGCTGGCCTTGGCACCGGGAAATCCCGGCATCCTTTCCGAGGCCACCGTCATCGCCAGCAGCGTGAACTATCTCGGGGAAGGTGACGATGGCCACTTCGGCTTGAACTCATCGCCCCCTGCCGGCACCGGCGATCAATATGCCATCAAGCTAACCGGCTGGGTCGATATCGCCACCGCCGGCATTTATACCTTCGGCACGAATTCCGATGACGGTGTGCGGGTGAAGATCGATGGCGTGGCAATCATCACCGATGATACTTCCCACGGTCCCCTCGATAACATCAGGACCCGCAATCTCACGGTTGGGCTTCACTCTTTCGAAGTCGTGATGTTCCAAGGTGCCGGAGGGGACTGCTTGGAATTCTTTGCGGCCGAAGGCTCCTATTCATCGTGGGATGCGAATGCCTTCAAGCTTGTCGGCGACACTGCCAATGGCGGCCTTCCCGCAATGACGCAGCAGGAAGGAGCGGGCGGTATCATCGGCACGAATACCCAGCCTTACCTCTCGGCCCCGGCCAAGGGTGCCTTTTTCCGTTCGGGCTTCAGTTCGTCCGGCCCCGGTACCGCCACCTCGCTTTCGCTTGTGACGCGGCACAAGGATGGCTTCGCGGCATGGCTGAACGGCACCAAGGTTGCTTCGCACAATGTCGCGGCCAATCCGGCTTGGGATGGCACTGCCAACTCGACGCGATCGAATTCCGACAGCCTGCGGCCGATGGGTTTCAACCTGACGCAGTATCTGCCGAGCCTCGCGAACGGTTCGAACGTGCTGGCCATCCACGCGATGAAAAACACGGCGAATACGCCCGGTTTCCTCATCCTGCCGGAGCTTATCGCGGGCTCGATCAATCCGACCGCGGACCCGGCTTTTTATGGTGGGGGCAAGGCCACGCCCGGCTGGATCAATGGTGATCCGAGCTCGCTCGGAAAAGTAGCGGACACTTCCTTCAGCGTGGACCGCGGTTTCTTCAGCGCGCCCTTCCAACTGGAAATCCTCACCGCCACGCCGGGTGCGACGATCAAGTACACGACGAACGGATCCACGCCATCCGCGACGAATGGCTCGACCTACACCGGGCCGCTGAACATCTCCGCTACCACCACCTTGCGGGCCTGCGCGGTGAAGCCCGGCTGGGAGTCCACCGATGTGGATACCCAGACCTATCTTTTCCTGAACGACATCATCACCCAATCGTCTTCACCGGCCGGGTGGCCTGCTACCACCGGCACCTCCCAAGTGCTTGATTACGGGATGGATCCGGACATTGTGAATCATTCGAATCCGGATCTCGGGGGTTCGGCTTCCACCAAGGCGGCCCTCGCCTCGCTACCAGCGGTGTGTATCACGACGGACCTGCCGAACCTTTTCAACATCGGTGGTTCCCAAGGCATCTACTCGAATCCAAATGGCCGCGGCTTCGCATGGGAAAAGCCCGCCTCGCTGGAATGGATCAATCCACCGAATGCCCAGCATCCGAATGGCACGAGCGAATTCCAAGTGAACGCCGGGCTGCGCTTGCGCGGTGGTTACTCGCGCTCGACGGACAATCCGAAGCACTCCTTCCGCTTCTTCTTCCGGGAGGAGTACGGCGCATCCAAGCTGGAGTATCCGCTCTTCGGCCATCGAGGTGCACAGGAGTTCGACAAGATCGACTTTCGTACCGCGCAGAACTACTCGTGGTCCTTCGGTGGTGATGAACGGAACACCTTCCTGCGTGAGGAATCCACCCGCCAGGCATTGATCGATATGGGTCGCCCGGGATCAAAGGTCCGCTACTTCCATCTCTATTTGAACGGCCAATACTGGGGCCTCTACAACCTCGACGAACGCACCGAATCCGCCTTCGCCGAAAGTTACATCGGCGGTGACAAGGATGACTACGATGTCGTGAAGGCCGAGCAGGAAGCCGGTTACACCATCGGTGCCACCGACGGCACCTTGGTGGCCTGGCAGGACCTTTGGAACAAGGGGAAGGCTCATCGTGCTTCTCCCACCAACGCGAATTACTTCAAGATGATGGGCAAGGCGGCGGACGGCGTCACCTCGACGGCGGATCCCGTCCTGCTCGATCCCGGCAACCTTGTCGACTACATGCTGCTCACCTTCTGGAGCGGGAATCTCGATGGTTGCACTTCCGCTTTCCTCGGCAACGACAAGGCGAACAACTGGTCGGGAGCCCGGCGCCGCGAGAACAATCCGGGGCAGGGTTTCCAGTTTTTCGTCCACGATTTCGAGCACTCGCTCTTTAACGTGAACGAGGACCGCACCGGTCCCTTCGTTTATCCGAATGAGTCGAATTTCGCTTATTCGAATCCAGCCTTCCTCCATCAGGACCTCACGGCGAATGCGGAGTACCGCATGCTCTGGGCGGACCGGATCCAGAAGCACATGTTCAATGGAGGTGCCTTGAACCCCACCGCGTGGAGCAATCGGGTCAACAAATTCGCGACCATCGTGGATCAAGCGATCATTGCGGAAAGCGCCCGATGGGGCGACGCCTTCTCGTCAGTGCCGAAGAACCGCCAGAACTGGATCAACGCCCAGAACGAGCTGCTCAATTACTTCAACCCGCGGGTCCCGGTCGTGCTCGCGCAGCTGCGGGCAGACGGGCTCTATCCCGCGATTGATGCCCCTTCGATCAGTCCCTTCGGCGGTTATCAGTCCAGTGGCGTTGAAGCGGTGATCAGCGGGCCGCCGAGCTCGACCTTGTATTACATGGCGGATGGTTCCGATCCCCGGGCTGTCGGCGGGAACCTGAAGGCAGCTGCCCAGACCTACACTTCTTCCAGTACGCAGGAGGCCTTCATCCCATGGTCCGCGAGTGGCTGGAAGTATCTCTACAACGGCACGAACCAAGGCACCGCATGGCGGGATCCCGGCTTTGCCGATACGGCTTGGCCCACGGGCACCGCGGAACTGGGCTACGGCGATGGTGACGAGGCAACAGTCATCCCGATTGTCCAGACCGCGCCGGGCGTGAAGGCTGCGACCGCTTATTTCCGGAAGAGCTTCAATGTGAGCAATCTTTCCGGACTCTCGAACCTGACGCTCACCGTCGAGTATGACGATGCTTATGCCGTGTATCTGAATGGCACCCGCGTGGCAGGAAACCTGACCGTGGATCCGGCTTTCGACCATTACGCGGGGAATCCGATCGAGGACCAGATGCAGGTCACCACGGTCAGCCCGTCGCTGTTGGTGGCGGGGAACAATGTGATTGCAGTGGAGATCCACCAGTCCGATGGCGGCAGCTCGGACATCAGCATGAACTTGTCCCTGACCGGCACGCGCTCCGCGACGCCGACACCTCTCTTCCTGACCGGCGCGGGAGAAAAGACCCTGCGCGTCCGCGCGCGGAATGGTACCACTTGGAGCGCCATCACCGAAGCGAGCTTCCTGCTCGATACGGAAGCGGCTTCGCCATCGAATCTCGCGATTTCGGAGATCCTCTATCACCCGGCGGAACCATCCGGTCCGGAAGTGACTGCCGGTTTCGACGATGCCAACGACTTCGAATTCGTGGAGCTGTTGAACACGGGATCGAAGCATGTGGATCTCCAGGGCGTCTATATTTTCGGGGCGATCACCTTTGATTTCACGAGTGCTGCCACCGGCCGCACCTTGGCCCCCGGCGCGCGCATTCTGATCGTATCGAATCTGGAGGCCTTCCAGATGCGCTATGGCACTGGCAAGCCGGTGGCAGGCCAGTATTCCGGCCAGCTCAACAATGCGGGGGAAACCGTGGTGCTCTTCACGCCGGGCGACGACGTGATCCGCTCGATCACCTATGACGATGCCCCCCCATGGCCGGTCGCGGCGGATGGCGAAGGATACTCGCTGGTTCGCCGGCATCCGAATGATCCTGCCGGTGACTCGGATGAAGAAGGTTGGGCCCTCAGCGGTAGCATCGGCGGCTCCCCGGGCACGGCGGATACACCGGGTGCCAATACCTTTGATGCTTGGGCGACGACTGTTTTCGATCCCGCGCAACAGGCCTCTGCCGCGATCTCGGGTGTTTCGGCGGATCCCGATGGCGACGGCCGCCTCAATTTCGAGGAGTTCGCCTTCGCCACCCAGCCGCTTGTGGTCGATCAGCCGGATGCTGCCTTCACATGGATGGGCAGCGGCGAAACCCGCCAAGCGGCGCTTCGGCTCCGCAGGCCGGAGATTGCCCATCACATCCTCTATGAGCTGATGGCCACGGATGATGTGACCGGCACATGGACCCCGGTGGCTACGGCCCCGGTGGCAAACGCGTCCTTGGGAGGCGGGCTGGAATACGCCACCTTCAGTGATTCGTTGCCGGCCAGCGGCAGCCGCAAGTTCCTGCGGATGCGGGCGACTTGGGCTCCCTAA